One Heptranchias perlo isolate sHepPer1 chromosome 39, sHepPer1.hap1, whole genome shotgun sequence DNA segment encodes these proteins:
- the LOC137304917 gene encoding torsin-4A-like gives MSELVGTTCQASGEHPKEEAPEGRRSSKSRLARATMKIRLANRVRRGKLLSRAQSNLSTSLHHPLKRKSSSRKFGSKKKSLQTCGKKWWSFDHETKAMFLLYLLSFIVGLQVYNAYENLDDNLLIYDIDELEKTLHRDLLGQTLALNKLTKLMRGYFSTYVHAKPLFLSINGPAGVGKSHLGRLIAKHFKFELGPDLVLQHSMKYQRLMGHSHHHSQRQLSARISDIFSQALQAERIPVFLFDEMELAPTELLSFIGHLLESNRTSAVYIFISNVGQDAIAQSVRRSFSPKETIRVKKLSVELAQLFAWQQHPVWWAPEIIPLSPLDRAHVVRCFRNVMDREGFYPHDPRVETMANTLYYYRARNKLYSQRGCKDVLSMVKQLSGRKRAEKLGNKIVS, from the exons ATGTCAGAGCTTGTCGGCACAACATGTCAAG CGTCAGGAGAGCATCCTAAAGAGGAGGCGCCGGAGGGGAGAAGGTCCTCCAAAAGCAGGCTCGCCCGCGCCACCATGAAGATACGCCTCGCCAACCGGGTGCGGCGAGGCAAACTTCTCTCGAGGGCGCAGTCCAATCTCTCGACCAGCCTTCACCATCCCTTAAAGAGGAAAAGCTCGTCCAGGAAGTTTGGCAGCAAGAAGAAATCCCTGCAAACCTGCGGCAAGAAGTGGTGGTCCTTTGACCACGAAACAAAAGCCATGTTTCTTCTGTATCTGCTCTCCTTTATTGTGGGCCTGCAGGTGTACAATGCCTACGAGAATCTGGACGACAATCTTCTGATCTACGACATCGATGAACTGGAGAAGACCCTGCACAGGGACCTCCTTGGCCAAACGCTGGCCCTTAACAAGCTCACCAAGCTCATGAGGGGTTACTTTTCCACTTATGTTCACGCAAAGCCCTTGTTCTTGTCCATTAATGGCCCCGCAGGAGTTGGCAAGAGCCATTTGGGGAGGCTGATTGCCAAACACTTCAAGTTTGAACTCGGACCTGACCTTGTCCTCCAACACTCCATGAAGTACCAGCGCCTGATGGGGCATTCCCATCACCACTCCCAGCGCCAGCTGTCTGCCCGCATCTCGGACATCTTTTCCCAAGCTCTTCAAGCCGAGCGGATCCCGGTCTTCCTGTTCGATGAGATGGAACTGGCGCCGACGGAGCTCCTCAGCTTCATCGGCCACCTCCTGGAGTCCAACCGCACCAGCGCCGTCTACATCTTCATCAGCAACGTCGGGCAGGACGCGATAGCGCAGTCTGTCCGTCGCAGCTTCTCGCCCAAAGAGACGATCCGGGTCAAGAAGCTCAGCGTGGAGCTGGCGCAGTTGTTCGCCTGGCAGCAGCACCCCGTATGGTGGGCACCGGAGatcatccccctctcccctctggaCAGGGCTCACGTGGTCCGATGCTTTCGCAACGTGATGGACCGAGAAGGATTCTATCCCCATGACCCCCGCGTGGAGACGATGGCCAACACGTTATATTACTACAGAGCCAGGAACAAACTCTACTCCCAGCGCGGCTGCAAAGACGTCCTATCGATGGTGAAACAATTAAGTGGGCGGAAGCGTGCGGAGAAATTGGGGAATAAAATTGTCTCGTGA